The proteins below are encoded in one region of Cystobacter fuscus DSM 2262:
- a CDS encoding ABC transporter ATP-binding protein, which translates to MPHDLAMHIKVQPDPRRLALQVSELGKRVSLPSGALTILDGVGFSISHGDTVAIVGASGSGKSTLLSLMAGLDTPTSGSVLLDGEPLSSLDEDGRARVRGEKVGFVFQSFQLLPSLTALENVMLPLELRGDADVETPARAILGKVGLGERLGHYPRQLSGGEQQRVALARAFVTRPAVLFADEPTGNLDTRTGQAVVELLFSLNAEAGTTLVLVTHDEHLAARCGRRLRIDGGRLITEERQAS; encoded by the coding sequence ATGCCCCACGACCTCGCGATGCACATCAAAGTCCAGCCCGACCCGCGGCGGTTGGCCCTCCAGGTGTCGGAACTGGGCAAACGCGTGTCCCTGCCGTCCGGCGCGCTCACCATCCTCGACGGGGTGGGTTTCTCCATCTCCCATGGCGACACCGTGGCCATTGTCGGGGCCTCCGGCTCGGGAAAGAGCACGCTGCTGTCGCTGATGGCCGGGCTGGACACGCCCACCAGCGGGAGCGTGCTGTTGGACGGCGAGCCGCTGTCCTCCCTGGACGAGGACGGCCGTGCGCGTGTGCGCGGTGAGAAGGTGGGGTTCGTCTTCCAGAGCTTCCAGTTGCTGCCCTCGCTGACGGCGCTGGAGAACGTGATGCTGCCGCTCGAGCTGCGCGGAGACGCGGACGTGGAGACGCCCGCCCGGGCCATCCTCGGGAAGGTGGGGCTGGGGGAGCGGCTGGGCCACTACCCGCGCCAGCTGTCCGGCGGAGAGCAGCAGCGCGTTGCCCTGGCGCGCGCCTTCGTCACCCGGCCGGCGGTGCTCTTCGCCGACGAGCCCACCGGCAACCTCGACACCCGCACCGGCCAGGCCGTCGTCGAGCTGCTGTTCTCGCTCAACGCGGAGGCCGGCACCACCCTGGTGCTCGTCACCCATGACGAGCATCTCGCGGCGCGCTGCGGGCGGCGGCTGCGCATCGACGGGGGCCGCCTGATCACCGAGGAGCGGCAAGCCTCATGA
- a CDS encoding ABC transporter permease has product MRLLKMAWRQLRRDFAAGELRILLAALVLAVLAVTAIGFVTDRAERALALEANRLLGGDAVVLGDTPLDGVVREAAKAPGLRRTETQELPSMIRVGDADDERLKLGELRALGEGFPLRGRFRIVDSVGGPERDATGIPEQGSVWLSRAGADALDARLGDMIGIGESQLRLSALVVQEPDAAIDYFNIAPRVFLNLADLPATGLVQEGSRLRYRLVVAGEPDAVERFVRTAREGLARGQRLETVKDARPEMRSALDRADRFLSLAALVSVVLAAVAVAMAARRHSERHLSSTAVMRCLGASQRTLVATHGGELLLAGLIASSIGVLLAFFLQWLVGRWLADALKLDIPAAGWVPAVQGYGVGLVVLLTFGAPPILALRRVPALRVLRRDLDRTEPSSWLVGLAGVAGLVALLWWKAGSAGLALAMLLGIVATLGVLATLAWGLISVVRRLRSRLRGSLRYGLANVSRRAATSVAQVSALGLGLMALLLLTFVRTDLLDRWQVALAREAPNRFIVNVQEDQLEPVRAFMAERGLLPPDLFPMVRGRLVAHNGEPVKATPAEGTANTEEERRGQWRREREYNLSSVTTLRDDNRVTAGTFWGPRPAEKPELSVEEGFASSMGWKLGDRVAFDIAGQRLEATVTSLREVEWESFRPNFIVLVSPGSLTGYAASYITAMHVPPERTRFTAELVSRFPNLSVVDVDAMLKQVRGTADQVSTVVEVVFYFSLLAGLLVLMAAVSASQDERLLEGGVMRVLGGSRRQLRLAQASEFAAIGLLSGLTAAFAASVLAGVIATQVFELPWQADWRLVGVGGGLGVLAAVSAGMFATRRVLDAPPSVTLRELQG; this is encoded by the coding sequence ATGAGACTGCTCAAGATGGCCTGGCGCCAGCTGCGCCGTGACTTCGCCGCCGGAGAGCTGCGCATCCTGCTCGCCGCCCTGGTGCTCGCGGTGTTGGCCGTGACGGCCATCGGCTTCGTCACCGACCGCGCCGAGCGCGCGCTGGCGCTCGAGGCCAACCGGCTGCTCGGCGGAGATGCGGTGGTACTCGGCGACACGCCCCTCGATGGGGTGGTGCGCGAGGCGGCGAAGGCGCCCGGGCTGCGACGCACCGAGACGCAGGAGCTGCCCAGCATGATCCGGGTCGGCGACGCGGACGATGAGCGGCTCAAGCTCGGAGAGCTCCGAGCGCTCGGGGAGGGCTTTCCCCTGCGGGGCCGCTTCCGCATCGTGGACTCGGTGGGCGGCCCCGAGCGCGACGCCACGGGCATTCCCGAGCAGGGCAGTGTGTGGTTGAGCCGCGCTGGCGCGGACGCGCTGGATGCCAGACTGGGGGACATGATTGGCATTGGCGAGTCGCAGCTGCGGCTCTCCGCGCTGGTGGTGCAGGAACCGGACGCGGCGATCGACTACTTCAACATCGCGCCCCGGGTGTTCCTCAACCTCGCCGACCTGCCCGCGACGGGGCTGGTGCAGGAGGGCAGCCGGCTGCGCTACCGCCTGGTGGTGGCCGGAGAGCCGGACGCGGTGGAGCGCTTCGTGCGCACCGCCCGTGAGGGGCTCGCGCGAGGCCAGCGCCTGGAGACGGTGAAGGACGCGCGTCCGGAGATGCGCTCCGCGCTCGACAGGGCCGACCGCTTCTTGAGCCTGGCGGCGTTGGTGTCGGTGGTGCTGGCGGCGGTGGCGGTGGCCATGGCGGCGCGCCGGCACAGCGAGCGGCACCTGTCGAGCACCGCGGTGATGCGGTGTCTGGGCGCGAGCCAGCGCACGCTGGTGGCCACCCACGGGGGCGAGCTGCTCCTCGCCGGCCTCATCGCGAGCTCCATCGGCGTCCTGCTCGCCTTCTTCCTGCAGTGGCTGGTGGGCAGGTGGCTCGCCGACGCGCTGAAGCTGGACATTCCGGCGGCCGGCTGGGTGCCGGCGGTGCAGGGGTATGGGGTGGGACTGGTGGTCCTGCTGACCTTCGGTGCACCCCCCATCCTCGCGCTGCGCCGGGTGCCCGCGCTGCGCGTGTTGCGCAGGGATCTCGATCGCACCGAGCCGAGCTCCTGGCTGGTGGGGCTCGCGGGCGTGGCGGGGCTGGTCGCGCTGCTGTGGTGGAAGGCCGGCTCGGCGGGGCTGGCGCTCGCGATGCTCCTCGGCATCGTCGCCACGCTGGGCGTGCTGGCCACCCTGGCGTGGGGGCTCATCTCCGTCGTGCGGCGACTGCGCTCGCGGCTGCGCGGGAGCCTGCGCTACGGGCTGGCCAATGTGAGCCGGCGCGCGGCCACCAGCGTCGCGCAGGTGTCGGCGCTCGGCCTGGGGTTGATGGCGTTGCTGCTGCTCACCTTCGTGCGCACCGACCTGCTCGACCGCTGGCAGGTGGCGCTCGCCAGGGAGGCCCCCAACCGCTTCATCGTCAACGTGCAGGAGGATCAGCTCGAGCCGGTGCGTGCGTTCATGGCCGAGCGGGGATTGCTCCCTCCGGACCTCTTCCCCATGGTGCGCGGCCGCCTGGTGGCGCACAACGGCGAGCCGGTGAAGGCCACGCCCGCCGAGGGGACCGCCAACACCGAGGAGGAGCGTCGCGGGCAGTGGCGGAGGGAGCGCGAGTACAACCTCTCCAGCGTCACCACGCTTCGCGACGACAACCGCGTTACCGCGGGCACGTTCTGGGGACCGCGGCCCGCGGAGAAGCCGGAGCTCTCCGTGGAGGAGGGCTTCGCCTCCTCGATGGGCTGGAAGCTTGGAGACCGCGTGGCCTTCGACATCGCGGGCCAGCGGCTCGAGGCCACCGTCACCAGCCTGCGCGAGGTGGAGTGGGAGAGCTTCCGGCCGAACTTCATCGTGCTGGTGTCGCCGGGCTCGCTCACGGGCTATGCGGCCAGCTACATCACCGCGATGCACGTGCCCCCCGAGCGCACGCGCTTCACCGCGGAGCTGGTGTCCCGCTTCCCCAACCTCTCGGTGGTGGATGTGGATGCGATGCTCAAGCAGGTGCGTGGCACCGCGGACCAGGTCTCCACCGTGGTGGAAGTGGTGTTCTACTTCTCGCTGCTCGCGGGCCTGCTGGTGCTGATGGCCGCGGTCAGCGCCAGCCAGGACGAGCGCCTGCTGGAAGGTGGCGTGATGCGGGTGCTGGGCGGCAGCCGCCGGCAGTTGCGGCTCGCGCAGGCCTCGGAGTTCGCGGCCATTGGCCTCTTGTCGGGCCTCACCGCGGCGTTCGCCGCCTCCGTCCTGGCGGGAGTCATCGCCACGCAGGTGTTCGAACTGCCATGGCAGGCGGACTGGCGGCTGGTGGGAGTGGGGGGCGGGCTGGGGGTGCTCGCGGCGGTGAGCGCGGGCATGTTCGCCACCCGGCGGGTACTGGACGCGCCGCCCTCGGTGACACTGCGCGAGTTGCAGGGCTGA
- a CDS encoding VWA domain-containing protein: MWKLRWGVLAVVMLLAACKESSQGTSSPPEATRKPQGASGAQSVVLTVAYGSEKKSWFEEQSRAFERSGAKTKSGRPIRVEGRAMGSGEAVQDIVSGKLRAHVYSPASSAYLPLLNNAWMTSRGKTTPVVGEGEPLLLSPIVIAMWKPMAEALGWPGRTLGWADLMKVAADKRGWGAYGHPEWGRFKLGHTHPDSSNSGLLSVLAEAYAGSGKTRGLTVADVEGKKTKALMTEIEGTVVHYGKSTGFFSDKMLQRGPGYLSAAVLYENLVIESHGKRTDAPFPLVSIYPVEGTFWSDHPYAVLDADWVGSEEREAARAFMAFLKARPAQERALALGFRPADPAVAITAPVDAAHGADPKQPRTLLEVPGADVLEKLLAVWRETKKPTDVTFVFDKSGSMTGRPLTEAKVGAKRFLESLSDRDEVTLVLFDNNVYPPLGPMVLGKGRAELLGRIDNIIADGGTALYSATRTAYLLARERARKEPGKIHAVVVMTDGMDDSSPLTLGDLEQGLNTSSGENPVRIFTIAYGEDAEGKVLERIAEAARGSSAKGGVEDIVQVYRDMASFF; this comes from the coding sequence ATGTGGAAGCTGCGGTGGGGAGTGCTCGCGGTGGTGATGTTGCTGGCCGCATGCAAGGAGTCCAGCCAGGGAACATCCAGTCCACCCGAGGCCACGCGCAAGCCCCAGGGGGCGAGCGGCGCGCAGTCCGTGGTGCTGACGGTGGCCTACGGCAGTGAGAAGAAGAGCTGGTTCGAGGAGCAGTCACGGGCCTTCGAACGGAGCGGAGCGAAGACGAAGTCGGGCCGGCCCATCCGGGTGGAGGGCCGGGCGATGGGCTCGGGCGAGGCGGTGCAGGACATCGTCTCCGGCAAGCTCCGGGCGCACGTCTACAGCCCGGCCTCCAGCGCGTACCTGCCGCTGCTCAACAACGCGTGGATGACGTCCAGGGGCAAGACGACGCCGGTGGTGGGCGAGGGCGAGCCGCTGCTGCTCTCGCCCATCGTCATCGCCATGTGGAAGCCCATGGCGGAGGCGCTGGGCTGGCCGGGCAGGACCCTGGGCTGGGCGGACCTGATGAAGGTGGCGGCGGACAAGCGGGGCTGGGGCGCGTACGGGCACCCCGAGTGGGGCCGCTTCAAGCTGGGCCACACCCACCCGGACTCCTCCAACTCGGGCCTGCTGTCGGTGCTGGCCGAGGCCTACGCGGGCTCGGGCAAGACGCGCGGGCTGACGGTGGCGGACGTGGAGGGCAAGAAGACGAAGGCGCTCATGACGGAGATCGAGGGCACGGTGGTGCACTACGGCAAGTCCACCGGCTTCTTCTCGGACAAGATGTTGCAGCGGGGGCCGGGCTACCTGTCGGCGGCGGTGCTGTACGAGAACCTGGTCATCGAATCCCACGGCAAGCGGACGGACGCGCCGTTCCCGCTGGTGTCCATCTACCCGGTGGAGGGCACCTTCTGGTCGGATCATCCGTACGCGGTGCTGGACGCGGACTGGGTGGGCTCCGAGGAGCGCGAGGCGGCGCGGGCCTTCATGGCCTTCCTCAAGGCGCGGCCGGCACAGGAGCGCGCGCTGGCGCTGGGCTTCCGTCCGGCGGACCCGGCGGTGGCGATCACCGCGCCGGTGGACGCGGCGCACGGCGCGGATCCCAAGCAGCCGCGGACGCTGCTGGAGGTGCCCGGCGCGGACGTGCTGGAGAAGCTGCTGGCCGTGTGGCGCGAGACGAAGAAGCCCACGGACGTCACCTTCGTCTTCGACAAGTCCGGCAGCATGACGGGCCGCCCGCTCACCGAGGCCAAGGTGGGGGCGAAGCGCTTCCTGGAGTCGCTGTCGGACCGGGACGAGGTGACGCTCGTCCTCTTCGACAACAACGTGTACCCGCCCCTGGGGCCGATGGTGCTCGGCAAGGGCCGCGCGGAGCTGCTCGGCCGCATCGACAACATCATCGCCGACGGGGGCACGGCCCTCTATTCGGCCACGCGGACCGCCTACCTGCTCGCTCGGGAGCGGGCGCGGAAGGAGCCGGGGAAGATCCACGCCGTGGTGGTGATGACGGACGGCATGGACGATAGCAGCCCCCTCACTCTGGGGGACCTGGAGCAGGGCCTGAACACTTCGAGCGGGGAGAACCCGGTGCGCATCTTCACCATCGCCTACGGCGAAGACGCCGAGGGCAAGGTGCTCGAGCGCATCGCCGAGGCGGCCAGGGGCTCCAGCGCGAAGGGGGGCGTGGAGGACATCGTCCAGGTGTACCGGGACATGGCGTCCTTCTTCTGA